The following proteins come from a genomic window of Nocardioides albertanoniae:
- a CDS encoding polyprenyl synthetase family protein — protein MSTSAPTDRVPDLALPITDPELEQRLLARMAVVEEKLAGYARSSSSPFVAEAASHLLEAGGKRFRPLLVLLAAECGPDTLADEVVTAACVVELTHQASLYHDDVMDEALLRRGEDTANARFDNHVAILTGDFLFARSSELTAELGPEAVRIQATTFAKLVEGQILEGVEPSEGVDPVGHHLEVLAGKTGVLIATSALYGALFAGADKKIQDALVAYGDIVGVAFQLSDDILDIASDSDESGKTPGTDLREGVPTLPVLLARRSTEAGDVRLLELLDSDLTDDEALAECVALLRAHPALAEARSYVKARAEEAKAALAPLPEGPVRAALESFADIVAVRSA, from the coding sequence GTGAGCACCAGCGCACCTACCGACCGAGTCCCTGACCTCGCCCTCCCGATCACCGATCCCGAGCTCGAGCAGCGGCTGCTTGCTCGGATGGCGGTCGTGGAGGAGAAGCTGGCGGGCTATGCCCGCAGCAGCAGCTCTCCGTTCGTCGCGGAGGCCGCCTCGCATCTGCTGGAGGCCGGCGGCAAACGGTTCCGCCCGCTGCTCGTGCTGCTGGCTGCCGAGTGCGGGCCCGACACGCTCGCCGACGAGGTCGTCACGGCCGCCTGCGTCGTCGAGCTCACCCACCAGGCCTCGCTCTACCATGACGACGTCATGGACGAGGCGCTGCTGCGCCGCGGCGAAGACACCGCCAACGCTCGCTTCGACAACCACGTCGCCATCCTGACCGGCGACTTCCTCTTCGCCCGCTCCTCCGAGCTCACCGCCGAGCTGGGCCCGGAGGCCGTACGCATCCAGGCGACCACCTTCGCCAAGCTCGTCGAGGGCCAGATCCTCGAGGGTGTCGAGCCGTCCGAAGGCGTCGACCCGGTGGGTCACCACCTCGAGGTGCTGGCCGGCAAGACCGGCGTGCTGATCGCCACCTCGGCTCTCTACGGTGCGCTCTTCGCCGGCGCCGACAAGAAGATCCAGGATGCTCTGGTCGCCTACGGCGACATCGTCGGCGTCGCCTTCCAGCTCTCCGACGACATCCTCGACATCGCTTCCGACTCCGACGAGTCCGGCAAGACCCCGGGCACCGACCTGCGCGAGGGTGTGCCGACGCTGCCCGTGCTGCTGGCCCGGCGCTCCACGGAGGCCGGCGACGTACGCCTCCTCGAGCTGCTCGACTCCGACCTCACCGACGACGAAGCTCTCGCCGAGTGCGTCGCCCTCCTCCGCGCCCACCCGGCCCTCGCCGAGGCCCGGTCCTACGTCAAGGCACGCGCCGAGGAGGCCAAGGCCGCCCTCGCCCCGCTCCCCGAAGGCCCCGTACGCGCCGCCCTCGAGTCCTTCGCCGACATCGTCGCCGTACGCTCCGCCTGA
- the nuoN gene encoding NADH-quinone oxidoreductase subunit NuoN, with the protein MFESPGISYATLWPVLLVLGVACAGVVVEAFAPRAARFNAQVSLASAGLVAALAGTVAVGAGSGLGSSTGEGALVIDGPGVFSQGLVLLVSLGGVALFAERRLDNGVSVFAGQAAALPGTPAERTASQRGLEHTEVYPLMMFAVGGMMLFCISGDLLMLFVALEVLSLPLYLLTGLARRRRLLSQEAALKYFLLGAFSSGIFLYGLALVYGFAGTMSLAEIGAAAENDGSSPLLLLGIGLMAVGLLFKTGAVPFHSWTPDVYQGAPTPVTAWMSAATKIAAFAAMLRLFYVAFGSEGDIWRPAIGVVAVLTMLLGASFAIVQTDVKRMLGYSAVAHTGFLLTGLLGAVRDDAFGSTQAVLFYLTAYGFATLGAFAIVSLLRGPNGEVGSLDRWAGLGRTNPWVAGAFAVFLLSMAGLPLTAGFIGKWGVFAAALSAGQWPVVGVAIVSSIIAIFFYVRMIMLMFFNDPSDDAATVVAPSYATTAVIAVSAFATVLLGVIPGPVLNLLMDAGGFIG; encoded by the coding sequence ATGTTCGAGTCCCCCGGAATTTCGTACGCCACCCTGTGGCCCGTCCTGCTGGTGCTGGGCGTGGCCTGCGCGGGTGTGGTGGTGGAGGCGTTCGCGCCGCGCGCCGCACGGTTCAACGCCCAGGTCTCGCTCGCGTCCGCCGGGCTGGTCGCCGCGCTCGCCGGCACGGTTGCCGTCGGCGCGGGCTCCGGGCTCGGCTCCTCGACCGGCGAGGGCGCTCTCGTCATCGACGGCCCCGGCGTCTTCTCCCAGGGGCTGGTGCTGCTGGTCTCCCTGGGCGGTGTGGCCCTCTTCGCCGAGCGACGTCTCGACAACGGGGTCAGCGTCTTCGCAGGTCAGGCTGCTGCGCTGCCCGGCACGCCGGCTGAGCGCACCGCCTCGCAGCGCGGGCTGGAGCACACCGAGGTCTACCCGCTGATGATGTTCGCGGTCGGCGGGATGATGCTCTTCTGCATCTCCGGCGACCTGCTGATGCTCTTCGTGGCTCTCGAGGTGCTCTCGCTGCCGCTCTACCTGCTGACCGGGTTGGCGCGGCGTCGGCGGCTGCTCTCTCAGGAGGCGGCGCTGAAGTACTTCCTCCTCGGCGCGTTCTCGTCGGGCATCTTCCTCTACGGTCTCGCGCTGGTCTACGGCTTCGCCGGCACGATGTCGCTGGCCGAGATCGGTGCGGCGGCGGAGAACGACGGCTCCAGCCCGCTGCTGCTGCTCGGCATCGGTCTGATGGCGGTCGGGCTGCTGTTCAAGACCGGCGCGGTGCCGTTCCACTCCTGGACCCCCGACGTCTACCAGGGCGCTCCGACGCCGGTGACCGCGTGGATGTCGGCTGCCACGAAGATCGCCGCCTTCGCCGCGATGCTGCGGCTGTTCTACGTCGCCTTCGGCTCCGAGGGTGACATCTGGCGACCGGCCATCGGCGTCGTCGCCGTGCTGACGATGCTGCTGGGTGCTTCCTTCGCGATCGTGCAGACCGATGTGAAACGTATGCTCGGCTACTCCGCCGTCGCCCACACCGGCTTCCTGCTCACCGGACTCCTCGGCGCCGTGCGTGACGACGCCTTCGGCTCGACCCAGGCGGTGCTCTTCTACCTGACCGCCTACGGGTTCGCGACGCTCGGCGCCTTCGCGATCGTGTCTCTGCTGCGCGGGCCCAACGGCGAGGTCGGGTCTCTCGACCGCTGGGCCGGGCTGGGCCGCACCAACCCGTGGGTCGCGGGCGCCTTCGCCGTCTTCCTGCTCTCGATGGCGGGCCTTCCGCTCACCGCCGGGTTCATCGGCAAGTGGGGCGTCTTCGCCGCCGCGCTCTCAGCCGGGCAGTGGCCCGTCGTCGGGGTCGCGATCGTCTCGAGCATCATCGCGATCTTCTTCTACGTGCGGATGATCATGCTCATGTTCTTCAACGACCCGAGCGACGACGCGGCCACGGTCGTCGCACCGTCCTATGCGACCACCGCAGTGATCGCCGTGAGCGCTTTCGCGACCGTTCTGTTGGGCGTAATTCCGGGCCCTGTGCTCAACCTGTTGATGGATGCGGGAGGATTCATCGGGTGA
- a CDS encoding complex I subunit 4 family protein encodes MLSILVLIPFAGALITAVMPARPKLWAFGFALATLLVGIVTMFTAPDTDLAWMKPLGVHWALELDGFGKLMVLLTVVLVPLVMVAAVKDHDKRWYAWALALEAFGLLTFLAADLFVFYIAFEATLIPAYFMIGQHGGPKRAKAALKFLMFQLGGGLVLLGALIGFFVVSSEAGTPSYLISDLAQLDIGTTAQRWIFVAMFIAFAVKAPLFPVHTWLADTTEQATPATSVLLVCILDKIGTFGMIRLCLGLVPEASAWATPVVVVLALISIVYGAVLAIGQDDLLRLIGLTSLSHFGLITLGIFAATREGLVGSILYMVNHGVATAAMFLIAGFLISRKGTASISSMRGLEKATPVLAGTFLVAGLATAGLPGLSQFVSEIMVLISAFDYHWLIGVIAVTAIVLAAIYVLWAYQRIFTGPAESSPRPVKDLDRREVGVLVPLLVALLFFGFVPGPLISAASPVVEPLVNVIQAGE; translated from the coding sequence TTGCTCTCCATCCTCGTCCTGATCCCGTTCGCGGGGGCGCTGATCACCGCGGTGATGCCGGCCCGGCCCAAGCTGTGGGCGTTCGGGTTCGCTCTGGCCACGCTGCTGGTCGGCATCGTCACGATGTTCACCGCGCCCGACACCGACCTGGCCTGGATGAAGCCGCTCGGCGTCCACTGGGCGCTCGAGCTGGACGGCTTCGGCAAGCTGATGGTGCTGCTGACCGTCGTGCTGGTGCCGCTGGTGATGGTCGCGGCGGTCAAGGACCACGACAAGCGGTGGTACGCCTGGGCGCTGGCCCTGGAGGCGTTCGGGCTGCTGACCTTCCTCGCCGCCGACCTGTTCGTCTTCTACATCGCCTTCGAGGCGACGCTGATCCCGGCGTACTTCATGATCGGTCAGCACGGCGGGCCCAAGCGGGCCAAGGCGGCGCTGAAGTTCCTGATGTTCCAGCTCGGCGGTGGCCTGGTGCTGCTCGGCGCGCTGATCGGCTTCTTCGTGGTCTCCTCGGAGGCCGGCACACCGTCCTACCTGATCAGCGACCTCGCCCAGCTCGACATCGGCACCACGGCACAGCGCTGGATCTTCGTGGCGATGTTCATCGCGTTCGCGGTCAAGGCGCCGCTCTTCCCGGTGCACACCTGGCTGGCCGACACGACCGAGCAGGCCACTCCGGCGACGTCGGTGCTCCTGGTGTGCATCCTCGACAAGATCGGCACCTTCGGCATGATCAGGCTCTGCCTGGGCCTGGTGCCGGAGGCATCGGCATGGGCCACACCGGTCGTGGTGGTGCTGGCGCTGATCTCGATCGTCTACGGTGCGGTGCTGGCGATCGGGCAGGACGACCTGCTCCGCCTGATCGGCCTCACCTCGCTCAGCCACTTCGGGCTGATCACCCTCGGCATCTTCGCGGCCACCCGCGAAGGCCTGGTCGGATCGATCCTCTACATGGTCAACCACGGTGTGGCGACGGCGGCGATGTTCCTGATCGCCGGGTTCCTGATCTCCCGCAAGGGCACCGCGTCGATCTCGTCGATGCGCGGTCTCGAGAAGGCGACGCCGGTGCTGGCCGGCACGTTCCTCGTCGCCGGGCTGGCCACCGCCGGTCTTCCCGGGCTCTCCCAGTTCGTCTCCGAGATCATGGTGCTGATCAGCGCCTTCGACTACCACTGGCTGATCGGGGTCATCGCCGTGACCGCGATCGTGCTCGCCGCGATCTACGTGCTGTGGGCCTACCAGCGGATCTTCACCGGGCCCGCGGAGAGCTCCCCGCGACCGGTCAAGGACCTCGACCGGCGGGAGGTCGGCGTGCTCGTGCCGTTGCTGGTCGCGCTCCTCTTCTTCGGCTTCGTCCCCGGACCGCTGATCTCGGCGGCATCGCCGGTCGTGGAGCCTCTCGTCAATGTGATCCAGGCAGGTGAGTGA
- the nuoL gene encoding NADH-quinone oxidoreductase subunit L gives MNAAIAHPIEAGGVFSLLWLVIALPLAGAALILIGRPLAPALFDRVGHWLAVGLAAASFLLSVVLFVTTLGRDEESRQVVQHLYTWFDTGSLDVGFDLLYDQLSSLFLLLITGVGTLIHVYSVGYMADDERRTRFFGYLNLFLAAMLMLVLAENYVGLFLGWEGVGLASYLLIGFWQHKPSAAAAAKKAFVMNRVGDMGLSLAIALCFVTFGSTSFSAISVEAASTTTLNWLGILLLVGACGKSAQVPLQGWLLDAMEGPTPVSALIHAATMVTAGVYLVVRSSPIFDAAEAASTAVVVVALVTIIWGAAISCVKDDIKKVLAGSTMSQIGYMMLAAGLGGPGYAFAIFHLLTHGFFKANMFLGAGSLMHGMNDDVNLKHYGALSRALPVTFLTFAMGYLAIIGFPGFAGFWSKDKILEVAFAESWLVGLIALLAAGVTAFYMTRLMMLAFFGRKRWLEGVHPHESPRIMTGPLVVLAALSVLGGVFAIGGWIEHWLEPVTAIGHAEHHGPLPVWATSVLAVLVVAIGVAAAGFVFGRRPTTTEPTPYLHVPHVEDVVVPPGLALTRGVVSTDKYVVDGVMSGGPVALAAIAGELRKAQTGYVRSYALSVLGGTLLVALALIVVN, from the coding sequence GTGAACGCTGCGATTGCCCACCCCATCGAGGCCGGCGGGGTCTTCTCCCTGCTCTGGCTGGTCATCGCGCTGCCTCTTGCCGGCGCCGCCCTGATCCTGATCGGGCGCCCGCTGGCACCTGCGCTCTTCGACCGTGTGGGCCACTGGCTCGCGGTCGGGCTCGCCGCGGCGTCCTTCCTGCTCAGCGTGGTCCTCTTCGTCACGACGCTCGGTCGCGACGAGGAGAGCCGCCAGGTCGTCCAGCACCTCTACACCTGGTTCGACACCGGCTCCCTGGACGTCGGGTTCGACCTGCTCTACGACCAGCTCTCCAGTCTGTTCCTGCTGCTCATCACCGGTGTCGGCACGCTGATCCACGTCTACTCGGTCGGCTACATGGCCGACGACGAGCGGCGTACGCGATTCTTCGGCTACCTCAACCTGTTCCTCGCCGCGATGCTGATGCTGGTGCTGGCGGAGAACTACGTGGGCCTCTTCCTCGGCTGGGAGGGCGTCGGTCTGGCGTCCTACCTGCTGATCGGCTTCTGGCAGCACAAGCCGTCCGCGGCCGCGGCGGCCAAGAAGGCCTTCGTGATGAACCGCGTCGGCGACATGGGTCTCTCGCTGGCGATCGCGCTCTGCTTCGTCACCTTCGGGTCGACGTCGTTCTCCGCGATCTCGGTCGAGGCCGCCTCGACGACCACCCTCAACTGGCTCGGCATCCTGCTGCTCGTCGGTGCCTGCGGCAAGTCGGCCCAGGTGCCGCTGCAGGGCTGGCTCCTCGACGCCATGGAGGGCCCGACCCCGGTCTCGGCGCTCATCCACGCGGCCACGATGGTCACCGCCGGTGTCTATCTCGTGGTGAGGTCGTCGCCGATCTTCGACGCCGCCGAGGCCGCCTCGACCGCCGTCGTGGTCGTCGCGCTGGTGACGATCATCTGGGGCGCCGCGATCTCGTGTGTGAAGGACGACATCAAGAAGGTCCTCGCGGGCTCGACGATGAGCCAGATCGGCTACATGATGCTGGCCGCGGGCCTCGGTGGTCCCGGCTACGCCTTCGCGATCTTCCACCTGCTCACCCACGGCTTCTTCAAGGCCAACATGTTCCTCGGCGCCGGGTCGCTGATGCACGGCATGAACGACGACGTGAACCTCAAGCACTACGGCGCCCTGAGCCGGGCGCTCCCGGTCACGTTCCTCACGTTCGCGATGGGCTACCTGGCGATCATCGGGTTCCCCGGCTTCGCCGGCTTCTGGTCGAAGGACAAGATCCTCGAGGTCGCGTTCGCCGAGAGCTGGCTGGTCGGTCTCATCGCCCTGCTGGCCGCCGGCGTGACCGCCTTCTACATGACCCGCCTGATGATGCTCGCCTTCTTCGGTCGCAAGCGTTGGCTCGAGGGCGTGCATCCGCACGAGTCGCCGCGGATCATGACCGGCCCGCTCGTGGTCCTGGCCGCGCTCTCGGTGCTCGGTGGCGTCTTCGCGATCGGCGGCTGGATCGAGCACTGGCTCGAGCCGGTGACCGCGATCGGTCACGCCGAGCATCACGGCCCGCTCCCGGTCTGGGCGACCTCGGTGCTCGCGGTGCTGGTCGTGGCGATCGGTGTCGCGGCCGCCGGGTTCGTCTTCGGTCGCCGCCCGACCACCACCGAGCCCACCCCCTACCTGCACGTGCCGCACGTCGAGGACGTCGTGGTGCCGCCGGGGCTGGCGCTCACCCGCGGTGTCGTCTCGACCGACAAGTACGTCGTCGACGGCGTGATGAGCGGTGGCCCGGTCGCGCTCGCGGCGATCGCCGGCGAGCTCCGCAAGGCACAGACCGGCTACGTACGCTCCTATGCCCTCTCCGTCCTCGGTGGCACGCTCCTGGTCGCCCTCGCCCTGATCGTGGTGAACTGA
- the nuoK gene encoding NADH-quinone oxidoreductase subunit NuoK encodes MSDNTTAYVILSAILFTIGTIGVLTRRNAIVVFMCVELMLNAANLALVAFSRLHGNLDGQVTAFFVMVVAAAEVVVGLAIIMTIFRTRNTASVDEPRMLKW; translated from the coding sequence ATGAGCGACAACACCACGGCCTACGTCATCTTGTCGGCGATCCTCTTCACGATCGGCACCATCGGCGTGCTGACCAGGCGTAACGCGATCGTCGTCTTCATGTGCGTCGAGCTGATGCTCAACGCCGCCAACCTGGCCCTGGTCGCCTTCTCGCGGCTGCACGGCAACCTCGACGGGCAGGTCACGGCCTTCTTCGTGATGGTCGTCGCGGCCGCCGAGGTGGTCGTCGGGCTGGCGATCATCATGACCATCTTCCGCACCCGAAACACGGCTTCGGTCGACGAGCCAAGGATGCTCAAGTGGTGA
- a CDS encoding NADH-quinone oxidoreductase subunit J, giving the protein MSFVILASITVIAALGLLFARKPVHAALSLAIVMIGLAMIYATLEAPFLFAVQIVVYTGAILMLFLFVIMLVGVDTADTLKETIAGQKVLAGVLGVGLGALLVAGVGQASIATMRGLAGANEGGNVQRLADLLFSRYVVAFEATSALLITAAIGAMVLAHRERLDPKQTQTDLAQQRVSDYAASGKHLGPLPAPGTFARHNSNDTPALLPDGSQSKRSVPAILANGGGSNGPSGAPTREDDE; this is encoded by the coding sequence GTGAGCTTCGTGATTCTCGCCTCGATCACTGTGATCGCGGCGCTGGGGCTGCTGTTCGCGCGCAAGCCCGTGCACGCCGCGCTGTCGCTGGCGATCGTGATGATCGGCCTGGCGATGATCTACGCGACGCTGGAGGCTCCGTTCCTCTTCGCGGTGCAGATCGTGGTCTACACCGGCGCGATCCTGATGCTGTTCCTCTTCGTGATCATGCTGGTCGGCGTCGACACCGCCGACACCCTCAAGGAGACGATCGCCGGGCAGAAGGTGCTCGCAGGGGTGCTGGGCGTCGGCCTCGGCGCCCTGCTGGTCGCGGGCGTCGGCCAGGCGAGCATCGCCACGATGCGCGGGCTCGCCGGCGCCAACGAGGGCGGCAACGTACAACGCCTGGCTGACCTGCTCTTCTCGCGCTACGTGGTCGCCTTCGAGGCGACCAGCGCGTTGCTGATCACCGCTGCGATCGGGGCGATGGTGCTCGCCCACCGGGAGCGGCTCGACCCGAAGCAGACCCAGACCGACCTGGCCCAGCAGCGGGTGAGCGACTACGCGGCGAGCGGCAAGCACCTCGGCCCGCTGCCCGCGCCGGGCACCTTCGCACGCCACAACAGCAACGACACCCCGGCCCTGCTGCCCGACGGCTCGCAGAGCAAGCGGTCGGTGCCGGCGATCCTCGCCAACGGCGGCGGATCGAACGGACCGTCCGGGGCGCCCACTCGGGAGGACGACGAATGA